ATCGCCCCCTTGCAAAACTGCCGATTGGTGGAAGCAGAAGCTGCTATGGAGGTGTTTCTGCTTGCCAGTACTATCTAACGCTGATCTTCAACAAAGGCTAAAATCAATGATCGTCTGCCCGAATTGCAATCATCCCAATCCCAACGGCGCTGTCCAGTGTGAAGCTTGCTATACGCCTTTACCAGCGACTAGTAACTGTCCCAACTGCGGAGCAACGGTACAGGCTGATGCTGCTTTCTGCGGTCAATGTGGCTTTAATCTCCACTCCGCTGCTGCACCTGCTGCTGTTGCTGCTACAGTTGCTCCCGAAATTCCTGTACAAGCACCACCATTAGTTACACCAGATCCACTATTAGATCTATTACAACCAGATGCTTTAGGAATTAACCAACAGCCTGTAGCTGTACCACCAACATCTGTAGCAGCCGAAAGCACACCCCCATCTCCACCACCAACCGTTGCACCTGAACCAGTAGCTGTTGAGGCTGCCATTCCTAGCCCACCGCCAGAACCAGAACCCGCACCAGCACCGGAACCAGAGCTAGAAACGGCTCCCGCACCAGCGGCTCCCGCCGGTGTTTCGAGAACTCAATTACAACAAGTTACCGCGCGAGTGGTGCATATTCAAAGCGATCGCGAAATTGAATTACCCCAAAGTCTCTCGGTAATTCACATTGGCAAGCCCAATGACCGTATTCCTCCTGATATCGATGTTTCAGGATTTAGTAATTCGGAAATTGTCTCTCGGATACACGCTGATATTCGCGTTGAGGGAGATGCTTACTATGTAGAAGATGTCGGTAGTTCCAATGGCACTTATATTAACAACTTGCCATTATTACCAGGTAACAGACACCGTCTCCGCCCAGGCGATCGCATCAGCCTCGGTAAAGGTGATTTGGTAACATTTATCTTTCAACTAACCTAAAAAAAGGTAACAGGGGACAGGGAACAGGGAACAGGGAACAGGGAAAGAATGATTCTGCCTCCTGCCTCCTGCCTCCTTAGATTAGGATGGATGAAAATACACTCCATTTATTGGGGTAATTACATTCAGGAAAGTGCGCCATGCAGGAACCAAAAAAACATTTTGAAACCTTGCTCTCTACAGAAGCCCCACCAGAAGTAGAACGTATGGGACTAAATTGGTTAGTCGCAGCAGCGATCGCCACAGCTGTATTATGGCAAGTTCCCGGCGGCGATTATATTTTATACCCGTTCACTATCCTGGCAACTTGGTTTCACGAAATGGGACACGGTTTGATGGCGCTGGTATTAGGCGGACAGTTTCAAAAGTTAGAAATTTTTAGCAATGGTTCCGGTGTCGCTACTTATCGTATCGCCACCTCACTCGGCCCCATTGGCCCCGGTTTAGTCGCCGCCGCAGGGCCAATGGGGCCGCCAATTGCTGGTGCAGCTTTGATTTTAGCTTCCCGCAGTTTTAAAGCAGCATCTTTGAGTTTAAAACTTTTAGGCGGTTTTCTGCTGCTTTCTACATTAATTTGGGTGCGTTCTTGGTTTGGCTTGTTGGCAGTTCCTTTATTAGGTTTAATCATCCTTGGTATGGCTTTAAAAGCACCCCGCTGGATGCAGGGTTTTGCTATTCAATTTTTGGGTGTACAAGCTTGCGTGAGTACATACCACCAACTCAATTATTTATTTAGTTATAGTGCTGGTTCTTTAGGGCTATCAGACACAGCCCAGATGCAAAGATATTTACTTTTGCCTTATTGGTTGTGGGGTGGATTGATGGCGATCGCTTCTTTGGTAATTTTGATTCAAAGTCTCCGCGTTGCCTATCGTTCAGCGTAATGGGCAAGAAAGAAACATCATAAAAAGGATGGTTCAATATTCTCAGGGTGAGTATTGTCGTAGTATATGCTAAGATACAGCCGCAATTACGTTTAATACCCCTAATCCTGTGTGTAATATCATTTCCAGTAAACTATAACTCTTGCAGTATTTTTTGAAAAATTCAGCATAATTTAGTCATATTTGCAGCTTAGACCGTTTTATTGAACAGCATAAAACTTGCTTCAACTAAAATGCTGAACTATATATTTTGTGAATAAATTGGAATTACTACATTCTTCTCTAAAAAAGCCAAGAATATCAGGGCTAGGCGATAATTAATACAGTTTTAATACATGGTATTACAGAATTGGAGACGCAAGCGTGGTGTTGTACTTACTACTAGGGGTTTGCAAAAACTTCAGGATGCAAAACGTAAGTCAGAAGCAAAGGAAAATTTTGGCAATAGCTACACACTTGAAGACATTAGCTCACTTTCTGGGTTACATCCCAGTACAATCTCAAAAGTAATAAATCGAGAAGGAGGAGTCGATAAAAAGACTCTAGAAAAACTTTTTTTAGTTTTTAATTTACAAATAAACGAAAGTGATTATTTAAGTGCAAATAATCGTCTAGATTGGGGAGATGTTACGTTTTTACCAGTTTTTTATGGACGTAAAGAAGAACTACTAACACTAGAACAATGGATTCTGAATGAGCGTTGCCAATTCGTGGCATTGTTAGGCATGGGTGGTATTGGTAAAACTGCTCTTTCTGTAAAGCTGGCGCAACAGATTCAAGAAGACTTTGAGTATGTAATTTGGCGATCGCTCCGCGAAGCTCCACCAGTGAAAGCTATAATCACTCAACTACTGCAATTTCTCTCTGACGAGCAAGAAACAGAAGCTAACTTACCAGAAAGTTTAAGCGATCGCATATCACGGTTGATTGATTATCTCCGCAATCACCGCTGTCTGTTAATTCTGGATAATGCAGAATCCATTTTACGTTATGGCAGTCGAGCCGGAAAATATCGAGAAGGATATGAAGGTTATGGTGATTTGTTCAGGCGTTTAGGAGAAGCCACTCACCAAAGTTGTTTAATATTAACTAGCCGGGAAAAACCTCAAGAAGTCGCATTATTGGAAGGAGAAGCATCACCCGTTCACTCCTTACAATTAAGTGGCTTAAAGGTAGTGGAAGGCCAAGAAATTTTAAAAGTCAAAGGGTTATCAGCCGCCGAAGATGAATGGAAAGCCATGATTGAATCCTATGGCGGTAATCCATTGGCTTTAAAAATAGTGGCGACAACTATTGAAGATGTGTTTGCTGGGAATGTAACTGAGTTTTTACAACAAAATACAGTTGTTTTTGGTGATATTCGTGATATTTTAGACCAGCAGTTTGAGCGCTTATCAGATTTAGAAAAAGAAATCATGTACTGGTTAGCAATTAATTGTGAACCAGTGACGCTATCAGACTTGCGAGAGGATATTTTATCGCCAGTGCCACCACAGAAATCTCTAGAAGCTTTAGAATCTTTAGTCAGGCGATCGCTAGTAGAAAAAAGCACAGCAACTTTCACCCTACAGCCTGTAGTTATGGAATATGTAACTCAGGTATTAATAGAGCGAGCCTACGAAGAAATTATTACTGAGAATATTCAGCTTTTGAGATGCCATGCTCTGATGAAGGCAAATGCTAAAGATTACATCAGAGAAACTCAAATTCGCCTTATTCTCAAACCAGTGATTGATGGTTTGCTAACTGTATTAAGAAGCAAAAAAGGTATTGAAAACCAATTAACTAAACTTATAGTCAAGCTCAGAGCAGAATTCCCCCAAGAACCTGGTTATACAGGCGGAAATATTCTCAATTTGTTGTGTCAATTACAAACAGATTTAACAGGCTATGATTTCTCGCAATTGACAGTTTGGCAAGCAGACTTGCGGAATATCAAACTGCACAATGTTAATTTTCAAAACGCTGATTTAACCAAATCTGTCTTTGCTGAAACTTTTGGGGGCGTTTTGTCAATAGTCTTTAGCCCCAATGGCAAACTTTTGGCAATGGGCGATACTAATGGCGAGATTCGTTTATATCAAGTTGCAGATGGGAAGCAAGTTCTTGCCTTTCAAGGTCACACTAACTGGGTGCCATCACTTGCCTTTAGTCCTGATGGTAGTATTTTGGCAAGCAGTAGTAGCGACCACACTGTGAAGTTATGGAATGCAAATACTGGTCAATGCCTTCAAACTTTACAAGAACACAAACACGAAGTGTGGACAGTTGCCTTTAGCCCAGATGCTAACAAACTAGTAAGTGGTAGTAATGACCGCACAATGAAATTATGGAGTGTTAGCACTGGGGAATGCCTCAAAACTTTCCACGGACATACAAGTTGGATAGTCTGTGCAGTTTTCACTCTGGATGGTCAAATCCTGGTGAGTGGCAGTGATGACGACATGATTAAATTGTGGGATATTAACACTGGTGAATGTCTCAAAATTTTACGGGGACATAGTGATGGCATACGTTCACTGACTATCAGTCCTGATGGACAGACAATAGCTAGTAGCAGTGATGACCAGACAGTGAAGTTATGGGACATCAACACTGGTGAATGTATTAAAACTCTACAAGGGCATCTTGCTGCCGTTTGGTCAGTTGCTATTAATCCTCAAGGCACTCTCATCGCTAGTGGTAGCTTAGACCACACAGTAAAATTATGGGATTTTCATACTGGTCAATGCCTGAGAACCCTTCAAGGACATTCAACTTTAGTATTTTCTGTCGTTTTTAGTCCCCAAGGAGACCTTTTGGCCAGCGGGAGTGACGACCAAATGATGAAGTTATGGGATGTTAGTACTGGTCAATGTCTTAAAACTCTCAGCGGCTATACCAGTCAATTTCTGTCAGTTGCTTACAGTCCCGATGGTCAAATGTTGGCGAGTGGTAGTGATGATCAAATAGTCAGGCTGTGGAATGTAGATACGGGTCAAGTTTTGCAAACTCTCCAAGGACATTTTGCGACTGTTCGATCAGTTGCCTTTTGTCCTAGTGGTCAGATTTTAGCTAGTGGTAGTGATGATCAAACAGTGCGGTTGTGGGATGTCAATACTGGTCAAGCCTTGCAAACTGTATTGAAACACCCTGCTGTAGTCTGGTCGGTTGCCTTTAGTTTGGATGGTCAGATGTTGGCAAGTGGTAGCAACGACCAAAAAGTGCGGCTGTGGGATGTCAATACTGGTCAAGTCTTGCAAACTCTTCAAGGACATAGTGCTGCTGTCCAGTCAGTTGTCTTCAGCCCTCAAGGAATGCTGATGGCCAGTGGTGCTTGGGATCAAACAGTCAAGATATGGGATGTCAACACTGGTGAGTGCAAACGAACTTTAGAGGGACATACAAATTGGGTATGGTCAATCGCTTTTAGTCCCAATGGTGAACTATTAGCAAGTGCGAGTTATGATGGCACAGTTCGGTTATGGAATGTTAGTACAGGTGTTTGTCTCCAAACTTTCATGGTTTGTGAAAATGGTCTTGTCAAAGTAGTTATCTTTAGTCGAGATGGTCAGGTTTTAGCTACTAGCAGTCCCGATTACACAGTTAAGTTATGGGATGTTGAATCAGGTGAATGTCAAAGAACACTATATGGACATTCAGCTTGGATATGGTCGCTCGCCTTTAGCCCAGATAATCAAACTTTAGCCAGCAGTGGTGCTGATGAGACAATACGACTTTGGGATATCAACACGAGCAATTGTTTAAAAATTTTGAAAGCTCAGAAATTTTATCACGGGATGAATATTAGAGGAGTCACAGGTTTAACAGGTGCAACTACTGCTACTCTCAAAAGATTAGGAGCAATTGCTTAGATAAAACAATCTTGTCCAGCATTCACAGCTAATTTTATTTCATCCACTTTTGTAGGTGAACATGATAATTTCCACCTGCAAAGAATATCAAAATAGACGAAAACTACCAATCAGCCATAGGAATGTCACTTGGCAATCCATGAACGAATTCCTCGAACATGATTCTTTCTAACTCAAAGTCTGGGTCTTCTAATATCTCTAAACTATTTTGACTGAGATTAC
This window of the Nostoc sp. HK-01 genome carries:
- a CDS encoding FHA domain-containing protein, with amino-acid sequence MIVCPNCNHPNPNGAVQCEACYTPLPATSNCPNCGATVQADAAFCGQCGFNLHSAAAPAAVAATVAPEIPVQAPPLVTPDPLLDLLQPDALGINQQPVAVPPTSVAAESTPPSPPPTVAPEPVAVEAAIPSPPPEPEPAPAPEPELETAPAPAAPAGVSRTQLQQVTARVVHIQSDREIELPQSLSVIHIGKPNDRIPPDIDVSGFSNSEIVSRIHADIRVEGDAYYVEDVGSSNGTYINNLPLLPGNRHRLRPGDRISLGKGDLVTFIFQLT
- a CDS encoding WD-40 repeat-containing protein, coding for MVLQNWRRKRGVVLTTRGLQKLQDAKRKSEAKENFGNSYTLEDISSLSGLHPSTISKVINREGGVDKKTLEKLFLVFNLQINESDYLSANNRLDWGDVTFLPVFYGRKEELLTLEQWILNERCQFVALLGMGGIGKTALSVKLAQQIQEDFEYVIWRSLREAPPVKAIITQLLQFLSDEQETEANLPESLSDRISRLIDYLRNHRCLLILDNAESILRYGSRAGKYREGYEGYGDLFRRLGEATHQSCLILTSREKPQEVALLEGEASPVHSLQLSGLKVVEGQEILKVKGLSAAEDEWKAMIESYGGNPLALKIVATTIEDVFAGNVTEFLQQNTVVFGDIRDILDQQFERLSDLEKEIMYWLAINCEPVTLSDLREDILSPVPPQKSLEALESLVRRSLVEKSTATFTLQPVVMEYVTQVLIERAYEEIITENIQLLRCHALMKANAKDYIRETQIRLILKPVIDGLLTVLRSKKGIENQLTKLIVKLRAEFPQEPGYTGGNILNLLCQLQTDLTGYDFSQLTVWQADLRNIKLHNVNFQNADLTKSVFAETFGGVLSIVFSPNGKLLAMGDTNGEIRLYQVADGKQVLAFQGHTNWVPSLAFSPDGSILASSSSDHTVKLWNANTGQCLQTLQEHKHEVWTVAFSPDANKLVSGSNDRTMKLWSVSTGECLKTFHGHTSWIVCAVFTLDGQILVSGSDDDMIKLWDINTGECLKILRGHSDGIRSLTISPDGQTIASSSDDQTVKLWDINTGECIKTLQGHLAAVWSVAINPQGTLIASGSLDHTVKLWDFHTGQCLRTLQGHSTLVFSVVFSPQGDLLASGSDDQMMKLWDVSTGQCLKTLSGYTSQFLSVAYSPDGQMLASGSDDQIVRLWNVDTGQVLQTLQGHFATVRSVAFCPSGQILASGSDDQTVRLWDVNTGQALQTVLKHPAVVWSVAFSLDGQMLASGSNDQKVRLWDVNTGQVLQTLQGHSAAVQSVVFSPQGMLMASGAWDQTVKIWDVNTGECKRTLEGHTNWVWSIAFSPNGELLASASYDGTVRLWNVSTGVCLQTFMVCENGLVKVVIFSRDGQVLATSSPDYTVKLWDVESGECQRTLYGHSAWIWSLAFSPDNQTLASSGADETIRLWDINTSNCLKILKAQKFYHGMNIRGVTGLTGATTATLKRLGAIA